Proteins encoded together in one Mobula birostris isolate sMobBir1 chromosome 7, sMobBir1.hap1, whole genome shotgun sequence window:
- the LOC140200910 gene encoding protocadherin gamma-C5-like, with amino-acid sequence MACVSSLSLTLIASIFIVCAPGRSSGHISYSIAEEMEEGTLVGNIAQDLGLSVQQLSARKFHLSPDDGGRYITVGLDNGVLSIRERINRERLCGQAEMCTIPFEIILENPLEVYRGELVIFDVNDNSPAFRESSIPLQISEAISPGVRFRLESAEDPDVGINTVADYAISASEYFSLETRRTEEGIIIAELVLEKSLDRELQTSFQLEFTATDGGIPQRTGTAQILITVLDFNDNPPVFEHDVYRSSIKENIPQGTLVVKVVANDLDDGLNAKLTYSFSGLTSQRVHGVFSLVPDTGEILVEGLLDFEETKGYSLDIQAVDHGSPAITGHSKVLIKIIDVNDNVPEIKVKSSTNYVPENAPPGTLIALIDVTDRDSDKNGQVRCEIPQDVPFMLQTSSSHYKLITSETLDRETMSEYKVLISSWDLGSPSLSTNKTIHIAVTDVNDNAPRFAELSYNVYLLENNTPGTSIFAVTAFDPDLEQNSYVSYSILNNNIQNMPMSTYLSISSMNGTIYALRSFDYEELKSFQIHVQARDAGVPPRSSTATVNVIILDQNDNAPVIVSPSGQSGSSAVVNMPQSVSQGYLVTKILATDDDSGQNARLVYQIMKATDPSLFIIGQTSGEIKTARNILESDSTTQSLLILVKDNGQPNLSSTFSIQVTILQNSTDTVTESGNLVGSPEYPSDLNLYLLIIFSCTSIVFLLIIILLIGVKCKQERNITQEYASCSYSYKRGDMHSMTNRKTTMEDTLRYPGTDQVVRMPGLPQYSVCLSPESAKSDFLFLKPCGPPTS; translated from the coding sequence ATGGCGTGCGTATCCAGTTTAAGCCTCACTCTAATTGCTTCCATTTTTATCGTTTGTGCCCCTGGTCGAAGTTCCGGGCATATTAGCTATTCTATTGCCGAGGAAATGGAAGAAGGGACACTTGTTGGGAATATCGCTCAAGATTTGGGACTGAGTGTCCAGCAGTTATCTGCTCGTAAATttcatctcagtcctgatgaCGGAGGACGGTACATAACGGTTGGTTTAGATAATGGGGTTTTGTCTATTCGTGAAAGAATTAACCGGGAACGTCTTTGTGGACAAGCAGAGATGTGCACTATACCCTTTGAAATAATACTGGAAAATCCGTTGGAGGTGTATCGCGGGGAATTAGTGATTTTTGATGTGAATGACAACTCGCCCGCTTTCCGGGAGAGCAGTATTCCTTTGCAGATATCCGAAGCTATTTCACCTGGGGTACGCTTCCGTCTCGAGAGCGCGGAAGACCCTGACGTTGGAATAAATACAGTGGCCGACTATGCCATCAGTGCGAGTGAGTACTTCAGTCTTGAGACACGGAGAACCGAGGAGGGTATTATAATAGCCGAGCTGGTGTTAGAGAAATCTTTGGACCGAGAGTTGCAGACATCCTTTCAGCTGGAGTTTACTGCGACGGACGGTGGGATCCCTCAGAGAACCGGAACAGCTCAGATTCTCATTACTGTACTGGACTTTAATGATAATCCGCCGGTTTTCGAGCATGATGTTTACAGGAGCAGCATAAAGGAAAATATACCACAAGGTACCTTAGTGGTGAAAGTTGTCGCAAATGATTTGGACGACGGGCTGAATGCTAAGCTGACTTATTCATTTAGTGGGCTAACTTCACAAAGAGTGCATGGGGTGTTCAGTTTGGTCCCAGACACTGGGGAGATACTCGTTGAAGGGCTGCTAGATTTTGAAGAAACAAAAGGCTATTCACTGGATATTCAAGCTGTTGATCACGGGTCTCCTGCGATAACGGGACACTCCAAAGTGCTGATTAAAATTATTGACGTGAACGACAACGTACCCGAGATAAAAGTGAAATCATCCACAAATTATGTCCCAGAAAATGCTCCGCCAGGAACTTTAATCGCCTTGATTGATGTTACCGATCGTGACTCTGACAAGAACGGTCAAGTGCGCTGCGAAATACCACAGGACGTCCCCTTTATGCTGCAAACATCATCGAGTCAttataaattaattacaagtgAAACGTTGGACCGTGAAACGATGTCTGAATATAAAGTACTTATTTCATCCTGGGATTTGGGGTCACCTTCACTGTCAACAAATAAAACGATCCACATTGCAGTTACTGATGTAAACGATAACGCCCCACGCTTCGCTGAACTATCTTACAACGTATATCTGCTTGAAAATAATACCCCTGGCACGTCTATCTTCGCAGTAACTGCGTTTGATCCTGATCTGGAGCAGAATTCATATGTTTCTTACTCCATTCTGAACAATAATATCCAAAATATGCCAATGTCTACATACCTCAGCATTAGCTCTATGAACGGCACTATTTACGCCCTGCGCTCTTTTGACTATGAGGAGCTAAAAAGCTTTCAGATCCATGTTCAAGCCCGGGACGCTGGGGTACCCCCACGCAGCAGCACCGCTACGGTGAATGTAATCATCCTGGATCAAAATGACAATGCTCCAGTAATTGTTTCACCTTCTGGACAGAGTGGGTCATCAGCCGTAGTGAACATGCCCCAGTCAGTGAGCCAGGGATACCTAGTCACAAAGATATTGGCCACTGATGACGATTCTGGCCAGAACGCTCGGCTCGTTTACCAAATAATGAAAGCTACCGATCCCAGTTTGTTCATCATTGGTCAAACTTCTGGAGAAATCAAAACCGCGCGGAATATCTTAGAGTCAGATTCCACAACACAAAGTCTGCTTATCCTGGTAAAAGACAATGGCCAACCAAACCTATCCAGCACGTTTTCTATTCAAGTCACAATTTTGCAGAATAGCACCGATACTGTCACTGAAAGTGGTAATTTAGTAGGGAGTCCCGAATATCCCTCTGATCTAAAcctttatttattgattattttcaGTTGCACTTCCATAGTCTTTCTTCTGATTATCATACTGTTGATTGGCGTGAAATGTAAACAGGAGAGAAATATCACCCAGGAGTATGCCTCTTGCAGTTATAGTTATAAACGTGGAGATATGCACAGCATGACTAATCGAAAAACAACGATGGAGGACACTTTACGATATCCTGGTACTGACCAGGTAGTCCGCATGCCAGGACTGCCGCAATACTCGGTCTGCCTGTCTCCAGAATCAGCAAAGAGTGATTTCCTTTTTTTGAAGCCATGTGGACCTCCTACCTCTTAG
- the LOC140200911 gene encoding protocadherin gamma-C5-like, translated as MANPLRIAFVATVGMFLLCVVDTTTEKIRYSVPEEMEEGAFIGNIAQDLGMNALQLSDRNFRLSFVDGGRYMKVSLDDGFLSVRERIDRELICEQAEMCTISFEMILENPFEVHHGEVEILDVNDNSPTFRDSSIVVQISEAIPPGVRFRLKSAEDPDIGMNTIAHYTISSSEYFSLKTQRTEDGFVIAELLLEKSLDRELRSSFQLMLTATDAGHPQRSGSTQIRITVLDFNDNPPLFEHVIYKCSISENAPQGAVVIKVKANDLDEGSNAVLTYSFGDFTTLGTNRNLFSMDPNTGEIRVEGPLDFEETKSYSLDIQAIDHGSPAITGHSKVLIKVIDVNDNAPEVTMTTASKQISENAPLGTLITLINVIDRDSGENGRVRCEIPRMVPFMLQTYSNHYKLITSDTMDRETVPEYKILVSAWDFGSPSLSTNTTIRIVIADVNDNPPSFAALCYNVYVTENNSPGASVFAVTASDPDLEQNSYVSYSILDNYIQNLPVSTYLNVNSMNGTIYALRTFDYEKLKSFQVLIQARDAGVPPLSSSATVNIIILDQNDNAPVILSPSEHGGSSAVESLPNSADQGHLVTKIMATDADSGQNARLFYQMVKATDPSLFTIGQMSGEIRTARKIIEQDAITQTVVILVKDNGQPDLSSTITLHITILQNTTESLTVSSNLMKNPKYLSDLNIYLLVIFSCTSIVFLLIIIVLIGIKCKQDRNMTQEYGPPSYYYKRGEMQNTFNRKFAMEETLRYPGTDQVVQTPGLSQYSVCLSPESAKSDFLFLKPCDPPISQAQS; from the coding sequence ATGGCGAACCCACTGAGGATTGCTTTCGTTGCGACTGTTGGCATGTTTCTCCTGTGTGTAGTGGATACAACTACCGAGAAAATTCGTTATTCTGTTCCCGAGGAAATGGAGGAGGGGGCATTTATTGGGAATATCGCGCAGGATTTGGGAATGAATGCACTGCAATTATCAGATCGTAATTTTCGTCTGAGTTTTGTTGATGGAGGACGATATATGAAGGTTAGTTTAGATGATGGCTTTTTATCGGTTCGTGAACGAATTGACCGGGAACTTATTTGTGAGCAAGCGGAAATGTGTACCATATCATTCGAAATGATACTCGAAAATCCTTTCGAGGTGCATCACGGTGAAGTTGAGATTCTTGACGTGAATGATAACTCGCCCACCTTCCGAGACAGCAGCATTGTAGTGCAGATTTCTGAAGCGATTCCACCAGGGGTACGTTTTCGACTCAAGAGCGCGGAAGATCCTGATATTGGAATGAATACTATTGCACATTACACAATTAGTTCCAGTGAGTACTTCAGTCTGAAAACACAGAGAACCGAGGATGGCTTTGTAATTGCCGAACTGCTGTTAGAAAAATCTTTGGACCGAGAGCTGCGGTCATCCTTTCAACTAATGCTTACGGCTACGGATGCTGGGCACCCTCAGAGATCCGGCTCAACTCAGATTCGCATTACCGTACTGGACTTCAATGATAATCCTCCTTTATTCGAGCATGTTATTTACAAATGCAGCATTAGTGAAAACGCACCACAAGGTGCCGTAGTGATTAAAGTCAAAGCAAACGATTTGGACGAAGGGTCGAATGCAGTGTTAACATACTCTTTCGGTGATTTTACTACCCTGGGTACAAATCGTAATTTGTTCAGCATGGACCCAAATACTGGAGAGATTAGAGTGGAAGGGCCGCTCGATTTTGAAGAAACAAAAAGTTATTCACTCGATATTCAAGCTATTGATCACGGGTCACCTGCTATTACTGGACACTCCAAAGTGTTGATCAAGGTCATTGACGTCAACGACAACGCACCCGAGGTAACAATGACGACAGCCAGCAAACAAATCTCGGAAAATGCTCCTTTGGGAACTTTAATCACCTTGATTAATGTTATAGATCGTGATTCTGGAGAGAACGGCCGAGTGCGCTGCGAAATACCACGGATGGTGCCCTTTATGCTGCAAACATATTCTAATCAttataaattaattacaagtgATACGATGGACCGCGAAACGGTGCCTGAATATAAAATACTTGTGTCAGCTTGGGATTTTGGATCACCTTCGCTCTCAACAAACACTACCATCCGTATTGTAATTGCTGATGTAAACGATAACCCCCCAAGCTTTGCTGCACTATGTTACAACGTATATGTGACTGAAAATAACTCTCCTGGCGCTTCCGTCTTCGCAGTAACGGCGTCAGATCCTGATCTGGAGCAGAATTCCTATGTTTCTTATTCCATTCTGGACAATTACATTCAAAACTTGCCAGTGTCGACGTACCTCAACGTTAACTCAATGAACGGCACCATTTACGCTCTGCGCACTTTCGACTATGAGAAACTCAAAAGTTTTCAGGTTCTTATTCAAGCCCGTGACGCTGGTGTGCCACCGTTGAGCAGCAGCGCTACTGTGAATATCATCATCCTGGATCAAAATGACAACGCACCGGTGATTCTTTCACCTTCAGAGCATGGTGGATCATCAGCCGTGGAATCCCTTCCTAACTCTGCAGATCAGGGGCACTTGGTCACCAAGATAATGGCTACTGATGCAGATTCAGGTCAGAACGCGCGGCTcttctatcaaatggtgaaagctaCTGATCCCAGTTTGTTTACCATTGGTCAAATGTCTGGTGAAATAAGAACAGCACGCAAAATCATCGAGCAGGATGCCATTACACAAACTGTGGTCATCTTAGTGAAAGACAACGGGCAGCCAGACCTATCTAGCACAATTACTCTTCACATCACAATATTGCAGAATACCACTGAAAGTCTCACAGTAAGCAGCAATTTAATGAAGAATCCCAAATATTTATctgatttaaatatttatttattggttatttTCAGTTGCACTTCCATTGTCTTTCTTTTGATTATCATTGTGTTGATCGGCATCAAGTGCAAACAGGACAGAAATATGACCCAAGAGTATGGTCCTCCCAGTTATTATTACAAACGTGGAGAAATGCAAAACACATTTAATCGAAAATTTGCAATGGAGGAAACCTTGCGCTATCCTGGTACTGACCAGGTAGTCCAAACGCCAGGGCTGTCTCAGTATTCGGTCTGTCTGTCTCCAGAATCAGCAAAGAGCGACTTCCTTTTCTTGAAGCCATGCGACCCTCCCATCTCACAGGCTCAATCCTAA